One region of Catenuloplanes indicus genomic DNA includes:
- a CDS encoding MFS transporter, whose amino-acid sequence MSQRTDESLSRRVHGGYALGSLATGAFGTVPGLLLLPYLTDTLGVAAGMAGLLVLLPKAWDVVINPLAGRISDRTRTRWGARRPYLLVAGLGVALLFASIFAAPFGQHRGAYVAVAFLATATAYAFFQVPYVAMPAELTTDPAERTRLMTWRVAVLALAILVSGALAPLVVAAGGGGVPGHRWMGVFVGALIAAGAVGAFLGTAGAPVGRARESEPSLRAQLRVAAGNRAFTRLLIVFVVQAVGIATVLAGVNYFAAQILDRPDDGPTLLFAAFVGPALLVMPLWRRVGAQAGKTRAFMIASLLFAAGALALLAAPVLPPVAVYLIVAVMGAGYAGEQVFAMALLPDRIADDEARTGKRQAGVFTGLWTAGETFGLALGPGVFALVLALFGYVSSDTGQAAAQTGTAKLGVLLGFTVLPALLVALPLPLMPSPSLRSADGFRRA is encoded by the coding sequence ATGAGTCAGCGTACGGATGAGTCTCTGTCCCGCCGGGTGCACGGGGGCTACGCGCTGGGGTCGCTGGCCACCGGCGCGTTCGGCACCGTACCCGGCCTGCTGCTCCTGCCCTATCTGACCGACACGCTGGGCGTGGCCGCGGGCATGGCCGGCCTGCTGGTGCTGCTGCCCAAGGCCTGGGACGTGGTGATCAATCCGCTCGCCGGGCGAATATCCGACCGGACCCGTACGCGGTGGGGCGCGCGGCGCCCGTACCTTCTGGTGGCGGGGTTGGGTGTGGCTCTGCTCTTCGCCTCGATCTTCGCGGCGCCGTTCGGCCAGCACAGAGGCGCCTACGTGGCCGTCGCGTTCCTGGCGACCGCCACCGCGTACGCGTTCTTCCAGGTCCCCTACGTGGCGATGCCGGCCGAGCTGACCACCGACCCCGCCGAACGGACCCGGTTGATGACCTGGCGGGTCGCGGTGCTGGCGTTGGCCATCCTGGTCTCCGGTGCGCTGGCCCCGCTGGTGGTGGCCGCGGGCGGCGGCGGGGTCCCCGGGCACCGCTGGATGGGGGTTTTCGTCGGCGCGCTGATCGCGGCCGGTGCGGTCGGCGCGTTCCTCGGCACCGCGGGCGCGCCGGTCGGCCGGGCGCGGGAGAGCGAGCCCAGCCTCCGCGCGCAGCTGCGGGTGGCGGCCGGGAACCGCGCGTTCACCCGGTTGCTGATCGTCTTCGTGGTGCAGGCGGTCGGCATCGCCACCGTGCTGGCCGGCGTCAACTACTTCGCGGCGCAGATCCTGGACCGCCCGGACGACGGACCGACGCTGCTGTTCGCCGCGTTCGTCGGCCCGGCGCTGCTGGTCATGCCGCTCTGGCGGCGGGTGGGCGCGCAGGCCGGGAAGACGCGCGCGTTCATGATCGCGTCGCTGCTGTTCGCGGCCGGTGCGCTGGCCCTGCTGGCGGCGCCGGTGCTGCCGCCGGTCGCGGTCTACCTGATCGTGGCCGTGATGGGCGCCGGGTACGCGGGCGAGCAGGTTTTCGCGATGGCGCTGCTGCCGGACCGGATCGCGGACGACGAGGCGCGCACCGGCAAGCGCCAGGCGGGTGTGTTCACCGGACTGTGGACGGCCGGCGAGACGTTCGGCCTGGCGCTCGGGCCGGGCGTGTTCGCGCTGGTGCTGGCGCTGTTCGGCTACGTCTCCTCGGACACCGGGCAGGCCGCGGCGCAAACCGGCACCGCGAAGCTGGGCGTGCTGCTCGGGTTCACCGTGCTGCCCGCGCTGCTGGTGGCGCTGCCGTTGCCGCTTATGCCATCTCCTTCGCTTCGCTCCGCCGATGGCTTTCGCCGGGCCTGA
- a CDS encoding gamma-glutamyltransferase, which translates to MTTTQSARTSVPPAVAAGHPATAEAGLRALAAGGTAADAAVAAVLASAATESIFTGLCGGGFAIWYDAATRAVTCLDFFCAVPGLDGDVTPGAMMPAEVAFGAVPVTYSIGGASVAVPGVPAGAGEVHRRWGTLPWSRVVEPAMLLARTGVLLPAEHAQTLIGIGPALSYGDGAAVYRPGGRYLAAGERLFHPGLEAAMTELADEGPAGFYTGRLAKLMVDAVRATGGALGPADLAAYRVRELPVHEAPLAGRRVLARQDLNALIATIGTLPADLAALPRPARSVAVARALADRTPQRLGDTTNVAAVDAHGNACVITTTLGLGAGVWLPGLGVHLNSMLGEAELITADPAPGDRMSSMMCPLVVLDDDGALVLAGGSAGASRIRTALIHTLIATLIDGLDMPAAIARPRFHVVGDEVHAEGGVPDDELTAMEAAGFPVTRWDQISHYFGGASAIGRSGAAADPRRGGTAAFL; encoded by the coding sequence GTGACGACTACGCAAAGCGCCCGAACGTCCGTACCGCCCGCCGTCGCCGCCGGGCACCCGGCCACCGCCGAGGCCGGTCTGCGCGCGCTCGCCGCCGGCGGTACCGCGGCCGACGCAGCGGTCGCGGCCGTGCTGGCCAGCGCCGCGACCGAGAGTATCTTCACCGGCCTGTGCGGCGGTGGGTTCGCGATCTGGTACGACGCCGCCACCCGCGCCGTGACCTGCCTCGATTTCTTCTGCGCCGTACCCGGCCTGGACGGCGACGTCACACCCGGCGCGATGATGCCGGCCGAGGTCGCGTTCGGCGCGGTTCCGGTCACGTACTCGATCGGCGGTGCCAGCGTCGCGGTCCCCGGCGTCCCCGCCGGTGCCGGCGAGGTGCACCGCCGCTGGGGCACGCTGCCCTGGTCCCGCGTGGTCGAACCGGCGATGCTGCTGGCCCGCACCGGCGTGCTGCTGCCCGCGGAGCACGCGCAGACGCTGATCGGCATCGGCCCCGCGCTGTCCTACGGGGACGGTGCGGCCGTCTACCGTCCCGGGGGCCGCTACCTGGCCGCCGGTGAACGCCTCTTCCACCCCGGCTTGGAGGCCGCGATGACCGAACTCGCCGACGAGGGCCCGGCCGGCTTCTACACCGGCCGGCTCGCCAAGCTGATGGTCGACGCGGTCCGCGCCACCGGCGGTGCACTCGGCCCGGCCGACCTCGCCGCCTACCGGGTACGGGAACTGCCGGTCCACGAGGCACCCCTGGCCGGCCGTCGGGTGCTGGCCCGCCAGGACCTGAACGCGCTGATCGCCACGATCGGCACGCTCCCCGCCGACCTCGCCGCGCTGCCCCGCCCCGCCCGCTCCGTGGCCGTCGCCCGCGCCCTGGCCGACCGCACCCCGCAGCGCCTCGGCGACACCACGAACGTCGCCGCCGTCGACGCACACGGCAACGCCTGCGTCATCACCACCACACTCGGCCTCGGCGCCGGCGTCTGGCTCCCCGGCCTCGGCGTCCACCTCAACTCCATGCTCGGCGAAGCCGAACTGATCACCGCGGACCCGGCCCCCGGCGACCGGATGTCCTCGATGATGTGCCCGCTGGTGGTCCTGGACGACGACGGCGCCCTGGTGCTGGCCGGCGGCTCCGCCGGCGCCTCCCGAATCCGCACCGCGCTGATCCACACACTGATCGCCACCCTGATCGACGGCCTGGACATGCCGGCCGCGATCGCCCGCCCGCGCTTCCACGTGGTCGGCGACGAGGTCCACGCCGAGGGCGGCGTCCCGGACGACGAACTGACCGCGATGGAGGCCGCCGGCTTCCCGGTCACCCGATGGGACCAGATCAGCCACTACTTCGGCGGCGCCTCCGCCATCGGCCGATCCGGCGCCGCCGCCGACCCCCGCCGCGGCGGCACCGCCGCGTTCCTCTGA
- a CDS encoding prenyltransferase/squalene oxidase repeat-containing protein: protein MDAAIGFVVARGDQVDRARLSYLRTGAAAPDDAISRTEMGQAPDGGWPAQWGGEIASIDATCFRLTELDDLGALGRPAGRKALDWLAGRQRPDGTWEEDASYAHTAPPWARPGDPEARLHLTALAAYWLIIGGGQASAESGHFDPRLGGAYAGVARSAAQAIAGSLRPDGSWPSYLITGALGAAVLYRQDMFYESARMQLILADRLPKLSPGDTAYLAASLRRAGVPGNDPLPKAARQRLGETQRPDGGWPSDDGNAFDVHTTLLAIRATHP, encoded by the coding sequence ATGGATGCCGCGATAGGCTTCGTGGTTGCCCGAGGCGATCAGGTGGATCGAGCCCGGCTCTCCTACCTGCGCACCGGTGCAGCCGCGCCCGATGACGCGATCTCCCGTACCGAGATGGGCCAGGCCCCCGACGGCGGCTGGCCGGCCCAGTGGGGCGGCGAGATCGCGTCCATCGACGCCACCTGCTTCCGCCTCACCGAACTCGACGACCTCGGCGCGCTCGGCCGCCCCGCGGGCCGCAAGGCGCTCGACTGGCTCGCCGGCCGCCAGCGCCCGGACGGCACCTGGGAGGAGGACGCCTCCTACGCGCACACCGCCCCGCCCTGGGCCCGCCCCGGCGACCCCGAGGCACGGTTGCACCTGACCGCGCTGGCCGCCTACTGGCTGATCATCGGCGGCGGCCAGGCCTCCGCCGAGAGCGGCCACTTCGACCCCCGCCTCGGCGGCGCCTACGCCGGTGTCGCCCGCTCCGCCGCCCAGGCCATCGCCGGCTCCCTACGCCCCGACGGCAGCTGGCCCTCCTACCTGATCACCGGCGCCCTCGGCGCCGCCGTCCTCTACCGGCAGGACATGTTCTACGAGTCCGCCCGCATGCAGCTCATCCTCGCCGATCGCCTGCCGAAACTCAGCCCCGGCGACACCGCCTACCTCGCCGCCTCGCTTCGCCGCGCCGGCGTCCCCGGCAACGATCCCCTGCCCAAGGCCGCCCGCCAGCGCCTCGGCGAAACGCAGCGCCCCGACGGCGGCTGGCCCAGCGACGACGGCAACGCCTTCGACGTCCACACCACCCTCCTCGCCATCCGCGCCACCCACCCCTGA
- the moeZ gene encoding adenylyltransferase/sulfurtransferase MoeZ, with the protein MASVYPIDPGSHIVALPPLVEPAAELTVDEIRRYSRHLIIPDVGVEGQKRLKNAKVLCVGAGGLGSPALMYLAAAGVGTLGIVDFDTVDESNLQRQIIHGQSDIGRPKAESAAASVREINPYVNVQIHNTSLDNDNVFEIFGQYDLIVDGTDNFATRYLVNDACVLLGKPYVWGSIYRFDGQVSVFWDQYGPNYRDLYPEPPPPGMVPSCAEGGVLGVLCASIGAVQVTEAIKLITGIGDPLLGRLMVYDALEMSYRTIKIRKDPNAEPITGLIDYDDFCGAVSEEAQEATLGSTITVNELKEWQDAGKDFFLVDVREPAEYEIVRIPGSTLIPKGDILNGEALSKLPQDKQIVLHCKSGVRSAEALAAVKAAGFTDAVHVQGGVVSWVKNIDPSLPEY; encoded by the coding sequence ATGGCGTCCGTATACCCAATCGATCCGGGGAGTCATATCGTGGCCCTACCCCCGCTCGTCGAGCCCGCCGCCGAGCTGACCGTCGACGAGATCCGTCGCTATTCCCGCCACCTGATCATCCCGGACGTCGGGGTCGAGGGGCAGAAGCGGCTCAAGAACGCCAAGGTCCTCTGTGTGGGCGCGGGCGGCCTGGGCTCCCCGGCGCTGATGTACCTCGCCGCCGCCGGCGTCGGCACGCTGGGCATCGTCGACTTCGACACGGTGGACGAGTCCAATCTGCAGCGCCAGATCATCCACGGCCAGTCCGACATCGGTAGGCCGAAGGCGGAGTCCGCGGCCGCGTCCGTGCGCGAGATCAACCCGTACGTGAACGTGCAGATCCACAACACGTCGCTGGACAACGACAACGTGTTCGAGATCTTCGGGCAGTACGACCTGATCGTCGACGGCACCGACAACTTCGCCACCCGTTACCTGGTGAACGACGCGTGCGTGCTGCTCGGCAAGCCGTACGTGTGGGGTTCGATCTACCGCTTCGACGGCCAGGTCAGCGTGTTCTGGGACCAGTACGGGCCCAACTACCGCGACCTCTACCCGGAGCCCCCGCCGCCCGGCATGGTCCCGTCCTGCGCCGAGGGCGGCGTGCTCGGCGTGCTCTGCGCGTCGATCGGCGCGGTCCAGGTCACCGAGGCGATCAAGCTGATCACCGGCATCGGCGACCCGCTGCTCGGCCGCCTGATGGTCTACGACGCGCTGGAGATGTCGTACCGCACCATCAAGATCCGCAAGGACCCGAACGCGGAGCCGATCACCGGCCTGATCGACTACGACGACTTCTGCGGCGCGGTCTCCGAGGAGGCGCAGGAGGCCACGCTCGGCTCCACCATCACGGTCAACGAGCTCAAGGAGTGGCAGGACGCCGGCAAGGACTTCTTCCTGGTCGACGTGCGTGAGCCCGCGGAGTACGAGATCGTCCGCATCCCCGGCTCCACGCTCATCCCCAAGGGCGACATCCTGAACGGCGAGGCGCTGTCCAAGCTGCCGCAGGACAAGCAGATCGTGCTGCACTGCAAGTCCGGCGTGCGCTCGGCCGAGGCGCTGGCCGCGGTCAAGGCGGCCGGCTTCACGGACGCGGTGCACGTGCAGGGCGGCGTGGTGTCCTGGGTCAAGAACATCGACCCGTCGCTGCCGGAGTACTAG
- a CDS encoding DUF3152 domain-containing protein → MATPGNRLYPLSAASGRTAEERAAAAAAIRRVRLDPDERRRQRRANFGLPAAPMSRSLAVTRAEGRSGRPRRDAGSVRIPGPARAPAPAEPIRRLRRKRRRTGVVALLLAAAALVGVDLARGPDYRPVSAPGGEAGPVASGEPPTRSVDPPRPASPAPRPTPSVKTPIVPKTPVATRSVAPPPPGGETVMPEKATTFAQQGTGTFGHATGPGPVLGRAGMLRRFRVAAEGGTGVPVDAFATEVDRILGDRRSWTASGQFRLQRVAQGQNAEFVIYLATPKTSEKMCAAGGLATSAYTSCRLSGKVIINAARWHTAIPDYDAPIADYRAYAINHETGHQFGHGHEACPGPGSPAPVMQQQTYGLRGCLANAWPYLAGRRYQGKAVR, encoded by the coding sequence ATGGCTACTCCGGGTAACCGACTCTATCCCCTGAGTGCCGCCAGTGGCCGTACCGCCGAGGAACGCGCGGCCGCCGCGGCGGCGATCCGGCGTGTCCGCCTCGACCCGGACGAGCGCCGGCGCCAGCGGCGGGCGAACTTCGGGCTGCCCGCCGCGCCGATGTCCCGGTCGCTGGCCGTCACCCGTGCCGAGGGCCGGTCCGGGCGGCCGCGCCGCGACGCCGGCTCGGTCCGCATACCGGGCCCGGCCCGGGCACCGGCTCCGGCCGAGCCGATCCGCCGGTTGCGGCGCAAACGGCGGCGTACCGGCGTGGTCGCCCTGTTGCTGGCCGCGGCCGCGCTGGTCGGGGTGGACCTCGCACGAGGGCCGGACTACCGCCCGGTCAGCGCGCCCGGCGGCGAGGCCGGGCCGGTCGCGTCGGGGGAGCCGCCGACCCGCTCGGTCGACCCGCCCCGCCCCGCGTCGCCCGCTCCGAGGCCGACTCCGTCCGTGAAGACGCCGATCGTGCCGAAGACGCCGGTGGCGACCCGGTCGGTCGCCCCGCCGCCGCCCGGTGGCGAGACGGTGATGCCGGAGAAGGCCACCACGTTCGCGCAGCAGGGCACCGGCACGTTCGGCCACGCCACCGGGCCCGGTCCGGTGCTCGGCCGGGCCGGGATGCTGCGCCGGTTCCGCGTGGCGGCGGAGGGCGGCACCGGCGTACCGGTGGACGCGTTCGCGACCGAGGTGGACCGGATCCTCGGCGACCGGCGCAGTTGGACCGCGTCCGGGCAGTTCCGCCTGCAGCGGGTGGCGCAGGGCCAGAACGCGGAGTTCGTCATCTACCTCGCCACGCCGAAGACCAGCGAGAAGATGTGCGCGGCGGGCGGGCTGGCCACGTCCGCCTACACGTCCTGTCGGCTGTCCGGCAAGGTCATCATCAACGCCGCGCGCTGGCACACCGCGATCCCGGACTACGACGCGCCGATCGCCGACTATCGGGCGTACGCGATCAACCATGAGACCGGTCACCAGTTCGGGCACGGGCACGAGGCCTGTCCCGGGCCGGGCTCGCCGGCGCCGGTGATGCAGCAGCAGACGTACGGCCTGCGCGGTTGCCTCGCCAACGCCTGGCCGTATCTCGCCGGCCGCCGTTACCAGGGCAAGGCAGTGAGATGA
- a CDS encoding TetR/AcrR family transcriptional regulator produces MTAASGGAQTAGRPTRLPRSARRKQLLAAAQQVFVAQGYHAAAMDDIAERAGVSKPVLYQHFPGKLELYLALLDTHCEAIVAKVQAAMQATPDNKERVRGAVTAYFDFVDHESEAFRLVFASDLRNEPAVRERVERVEKGCIAALTDTIISDTGVDRAHAELLASGLVGAAETAAQFWLANGRQIPKQEAESLLTALLWRGIASFPLQGD; encoded by the coding sequence ATGACCGCAGCGTCGGGGGGCGCTCAAACGGCGGGACGGCCGACGCGTCTGCCGCGCTCCGCGCGCCGCAAGCAGTTGCTCGCCGCGGCGCAGCAGGTCTTCGTCGCGCAGGGTTACCACGCGGCCGCGATGGATGACATCGCGGAGCGTGCCGGCGTCTCCAAGCCGGTTCTCTACCAGCACTTCCCGGGCAAGCTCGAGCTCTACCTGGCACTGCTGGACACGCACTGCGAGGCGATCGTCGCAAAGGTCCAGGCCGCGATGCAGGCCACGCCGGACAACAAGGAGCGCGTCCGCGGTGCCGTCACCGCGTACTTCGACTTCGTCGACCACGAGAGCGAGGCGTTCCGCCTGGTCTTCGCGTCGGACCTGCGCAACGAACCGGCCGTGCGGGAGCGGGTGGAACGGGTCGAGAAGGGCTGCATCGCGGCGTTGACCGACACCATCATCTCGGACACCGGTGTCGACCGGGCGCACGCCGAGCTGCTCGCCTCCGGCCTGGTCGGCGCCGCGGAGACCGCCGCGCAGTTCTGGCTGGCCAACGGCCGTCAGATCCCCAAGCAGGAGGCCGAGTCGCTGCTGACCGCGCTGCTCTGGCGCGGGATCGCGAGCTTCCCACTGCAAGGTGACTAA
- a CDS encoding DUF3107 domain-containing protein has product MEVKIGVQYAPRELVLESGQTPDEVEKVVTEAINGDGVLTLTDEKGRKVIVPVTKVAYVEIAEASQRSVGFTAR; this is encoded by the coding sequence GTGGAGGTCAAGATCGGCGTCCAGTACGCGCCGCGCGAGCTCGTGCTGGAGAGCGGACAGACGCCGGACGAGGTCGAAAAGGTCGTGACCGAGGCGATCAACGGCGACGGCGTCCTCACCCTCACCGACGAGAAGGGCCGCAAGGTCATTGTCCCGGTGACGAAGGTCGCCTACGTGGAGATCGCGGAGGCGAGCCAGCGCTCGGTCGGCTTCACCGCCCGCTGA
- a CDS encoding ferritin-like fold-containing protein, which yields MSGDDSRSQDLRAPVVELLGLVAFGELIAFERMARDAALAPDLRRRAVLGEMAAVEVDGYQRVAARLAAHGVDPQAAMAPYVRPVEEYHDATEPKDWLEALTKVYVGDGIADDFLAEVAALLDAPDGDLVRQVLHDGRYAAFAEAELRAAIEADPKVANRLSMWARRLVGETLSHAQRVAAERASLTELIVTGAGREDGVQKLFQRLTTAHSARMNALDLNN from the coding sequence GTGTCCGGTGACGATTCACGATCGCAAGATCTCCGCGCTCCCGTGGTGGAGCTGCTCGGCCTGGTCGCGTTCGGCGAGCTGATCGCGTTCGAGCGGATGGCGCGGGACGCCGCGCTCGCCCCCGACCTGCGGCGGCGCGCGGTGCTCGGCGAGATGGCCGCGGTGGAGGTGGACGGCTACCAGCGGGTCGCGGCCCGGCTCGCGGCGCACGGCGTGGACCCGCAGGCCGCGATGGCGCCGTACGTGCGCCCGGTCGAGGAATACCACGACGCCACCGAGCCGAAGGACTGGCTGGAGGCGCTGACCAAGGTCTACGTCGGCGACGGCATCGCGGACGACTTCCTGGCCGAGGTGGCCGCGCTGCTCGACGCGCCCGACGGCGACCTGGTGCGGCAGGTGCTGCACGACGGCCGGTATGCCGCGTTCGCCGAGGCGGAGCTGCGGGCCGCGATCGAGGCGGACCCCAAGGTCGCGAACCGGCTCTCCATGTGGGCGCGGCGGCTGGTCGGCGAGACGCTCTCGCACGCGCAGCGGGTCGCGGCCGAGCGGGCGTCGCTGACCGAGCTGATCGTCACCGGCGCCGGGCGCGAGGACGGCGTGCAGAAGCTCTTCCAGCGGCTCACCACGGCGCACTCGGCCCGGATGAACGCGCTCGACCTGAACAACTGA